The following are encoded in a window of Kitasatospora sp. NBC_01250 genomic DNA:
- a CDS encoding ABC transporter permease: MTTAPTPVPAPAAVDSNGGAGTPGTAPASEAAPTADRPKGGKRRSGNRAWLGALPLMVFFAIGFGLPAVAIAIGAFTTSSDAPGGGGTFTLSNLTASLQGAYFTALLGSVKLSALTALIGTVIGLPLAQAVATSRFRIVREAVLSGSGVLANFGGVPLAFMFVATLGNAGEVTTGLGLKKYGWSLYTFDGLAIVYLYFLIPLMILTITPALEGLRVQWREAAANNGATTFQYWRYVALPVLLPSLLGGYVLLFGASFAAYATAEAMVGSSIPLISMQIGDALSGNVLVGQGNLALALGLDMIVVAGLVMAVYLPLQRRSAKWLS, encoded by the coding sequence ATGACTACGGCTCCCACCCCGGTGCCGGCCCCCGCCGCCGTTGACAGCAACGGCGGCGCGGGGACCCCCGGTACCGCTCCCGCTTCCGAGGCCGCCCCCACGGCCGACCGCCCCAAGGGCGGCAAGCGCCGCTCGGGCAACCGTGCCTGGCTCGGCGCGCTGCCCCTGATGGTCTTCTTCGCCATCGGGTTCGGCCTGCCCGCCGTCGCGATCGCCATCGGCGCGTTCACCACCTCCTCCGACGCCCCGGGCGGCGGCGGTACCTTCACCCTCTCCAACCTCACCGCCTCGCTCCAGGGCGCCTACTTCACCGCGCTGCTCGGCAGTGTCAAGCTCTCCGCGCTGACCGCCCTGATCGGCACCGTGATCGGCCTGCCGCTGGCCCAGGCGGTGGCCACCTCCCGGTTCCGCATCGTGCGCGAGGCGGTGCTGTCCGGCTCCGGCGTGCTGGCCAACTTCGGCGGCGTGCCGCTGGCGTTCATGTTCGTGGCCACCCTCGGCAACGCGGGCGAGGTCACCACCGGCCTGGGTCTGAAGAAGTACGGCTGGAGCCTGTACACCTTCGACGGTCTCGCGATCGTCTACCTGTACTTCCTGATCCCGCTGATGATCCTCACCATCACCCCGGCCCTGGAGGGCCTGCGGGTGCAGTGGCGCGAGGCCGCCGCCAACAACGGCGCGACCACCTTCCAGTACTGGCGGTACGTGGCGCTGCCGGTGCTGCTGCCCTCGCTGCTGGGCGGCTACGTGCTGCTCTTCGGCGCCTCGTTCGCCGCGTACGCCACCGCCGAGGCCATGGTCGGCAGCTCGATCCCGCTGATCTCGATGCAGATCGGCGACGCGCTCTCCGGCAACGTGCTGGTCGGCCAGGGCAACCTGGCCCTCGCGCTCGGCCTCGACATGATCGTGGTGGCCGGCCTGGTGATGGCCGTCTACCTGCCCCTCCAGCGCCGGAGTGCCAAGTGGCTCAGCTGA
- a CDS encoding ABC transporter permease, whose translation MAQLKIPAPLSRLRVGRGLVLLICGVYFAVPMAASLFFSIDDYHGGFTFHAYTELLSAPGFLDSLYLSLELAGATVVVLLLVLVPALLAARLGAPRLRPVVEVMCSLPLVVPVVALTTGIVGVLRWGPDYFANSPFFQTFVAIQNPDFPVVLLIAYVLMALPFAYRALDGGLRGVDVVTLVEAARNCGASYPRAVLSVVLPNLRSALLSASVLTVALVLGEFTTASILGFQPFSVWINTYGKTDGQMSVAVSMISLMVVWIVLLLMSALGSGRRKSARS comes from the coding sequence GTGGCTCAGCTGAAGATTCCCGCTCCCCTGAGCCGCCTGCGCGTCGGCCGCGGTCTGGTGCTGCTGATCTGCGGCGTCTACTTCGCGGTGCCGATGGCCGCCTCGCTGTTCTTCAGCATCGACGACTACCACGGCGGCTTCACCTTCCACGCCTACACCGAGTTGCTCTCCGCGCCCGGCTTCCTGGACAGCCTCTACCTGAGCCTGGAGCTGGCCGGCGCCACCGTCGTGGTGCTGCTGCTGGTGCTGGTGCCCGCGCTGCTCGCCGCCCGGCTCGGTGCGCCCAGACTGCGCCCGGTGGTGGAGGTGATGTGCTCGCTGCCGCTGGTCGTCCCGGTGGTCGCGCTCACCACCGGCATCGTCGGGGTGCTGCGCTGGGGCCCGGACTACTTCGCGAACTCGCCGTTCTTCCAGACCTTCGTGGCGATCCAGAACCCGGACTTCCCGGTGGTCCTGCTGATCGCCTACGTGCTGATGGCGCTGCCCTTCGCCTACCGGGCGCTGGACGGCGGACTGCGCGGCGTGGACGTCGTGACGCTGGTGGAGGCGGCCCGCAACTGCGGCGCCAGCTACCCGCGCGCGGTCCTCTCGGTGGTCCTGCCCAACCTGCGCAGCGCGCTGCTGAGCGCCTCGGTGCTCACCGTGGCCCTGGTGCTCGGCGAGTTCACCACCGCCTCCATCCTCGGCTTCCAGCCCTTCTCGGTGTGGATCAACACCTACGGCAAGACCGACGGCCAGATGTCCGTCGCGGTCTCGATGATCAGCCTGATGGTCGTCTGGATCGTGCTGCTGCTGATGTCCGCGCTCGGCAGCGGCCGCCGCAAGTCCGCGCGTTCCTGA
- a CDS encoding ABC transporter ATP-binding protein, with protein sequence MTTATAIAGVPLAPGSATVEFRSLRRAFGSTVALDGLDLTVHPGELLALLGPSGCGKTTALRILAGFETHDSGEVLVDGTDVTRIPAHKRDAGMVFQSYSLFPHLTAVDNVSFGLKMRGVGKEERRKRALELLELVGLPQRAGHYPHQMSGGQQQRIALARALALQPRVLLLDEPLSALDAKVRLNLREEIRRLQQELGITTLFVTHDQEEALSMADRVAVLRAGRLEQCDTPSQLYARPTTAFVAQFVGTMSRIPAARSGDGVEVLGRRHAVDGAVPAAGELDVLVRPENVGLTPDGTGNAVVVGASFLGAVTRLTVRLTDGTEVKSDLPTEEAAALPIGGGATVSLPERPVLVDVRAGAGQ encoded by the coding sequence ATGACCACGGCCACCGCCATCGCCGGCGTCCCCCTCGCACCAGGTAGTGCCACCGTCGAATTCCGCTCGCTGCGGCGGGCGTTCGGCTCGACCGTCGCACTGGACGGGCTCGACCTGACCGTCCACCCGGGCGAGCTGCTCGCCCTGCTGGGCCCCTCCGGCTGCGGCAAGACCACCGCGCTGCGGATCCTGGCGGGCTTCGAGACCCACGACTCGGGCGAGGTGCTGGTCGACGGCACGGACGTCACCCGGATCCCGGCGCACAAGCGCGACGCGGGCATGGTGTTCCAGTCCTACAGCCTCTTCCCGCACCTGACCGCCGTGGACAACGTCTCGTTCGGGCTCAAGATGCGGGGCGTGGGCAAGGAGGAGCGCCGCAAGCGGGCGCTGGAGCTGCTGGAGCTGGTCGGCCTGCCGCAGCGCGCCGGGCACTACCCGCACCAGATGTCCGGCGGCCAGCAGCAGCGCATCGCGCTGGCCCGGGCGCTGGCCCTGCAGCCGCGGGTGCTGCTGCTGGACGAGCCGCTCTCGGCGCTGGACGCCAAGGTCCGGCTCAACCTGCGCGAGGAGATCCGCCGGCTGCAGCAGGAGCTCGGCATCACCACCCTGTTCGTGACCCACGACCAGGAGGAGGCACTGTCGATGGCCGACCGGGTCGCGGTGCTGCGCGCCGGGCGCCTGGAGCAGTGCGACACCCCCAGCCAGCTCTACGCCCGCCCCACCACCGCCTTCGTCGCCCAGTTCGTCGGCACCATGAGCCGCATCCCCGCCGCCCGCTCCGGCGACGGCGTCGAGGTGCTCGGCCGCCGCCACGCGGTGGACGGCGCGGTGCCCGCCGCCGGCGAGCTGGACGTCCTGGTCCGGCCCGAGAACGTCGGCCTGACCCCGGACGGGACGGGCAACGCGGTGGTCGTCGGCGCCAGCTTCCTGGGCGCGGTCACCCGGCTGACCGTCCGGCTCACCGACGGCACCGAGGTCAAGTCGGACCTGCCCACCGAGGAGGCCGCCGCGCTTCCGATCGGCGGCGGCGCCACCGTGAGCCTGCCCGAGCGCCCCGTCCTGGTGGACGTCCGCGCCGGCGCCGGGCAGTGA
- a CDS encoding HAD family hydrolase, with protein sequence MTTALQPQAGLPQAVLFDMDGTLVDTEHLWWSATAEIAAELGHRLGDSDQSEVLGHAVEHTAAHLDRVVAHSPGATVLAARLNEAFITRVAAQVVPRPGALALLSRLREAAVPTALVSASPRQVVDLVLTHLGADWFAVTLAAEDTPRTKPDPAPYLAAAAHLGLDPAACVAVEDTPTGVASAHAAGCAVLAVPSSAVTMPSGPGITLLGSLTEADLPLLAGLTGPRE encoded by the coding sequence ATGACCACTGCGCTGCAGCCCCAGGCCGGACTGCCCCAAGCCGTCCTGTTCGACATGGACGGCACCCTGGTCGACACCGAGCACCTCTGGTGGTCGGCCACCGCCGAGATCGCCGCCGAACTGGGCCACCGGCTCGGCGATTCGGACCAGTCCGAGGTGCTCGGCCACGCCGTCGAGCACACCGCGGCCCACCTGGACCGGGTGGTGGCCCACTCCCCGGGCGCGACCGTGCTGGCCGCCCGGCTCAACGAGGCGTTCATCACCAGGGTCGCCGCCCAGGTGGTGCCGCGCCCCGGGGCGCTGGCCCTGCTGAGCCGGCTGCGCGAGGCCGCGGTGCCCACCGCGCTGGTCTCCGCCTCGCCCCGGCAGGTGGTCGACCTGGTCCTCACCCACCTGGGGGCCGACTGGTTCGCCGTCACGCTGGCCGCCGAGGACACCCCGCGCACCAAGCCGGACCCCGCGCCCTACCTGGCCGCCGCCGCCCACCTGGGCCTGGACCCGGCGGCCTGCGTGGCGGTCGAGGACACCCCGACCGGCGTCGCCTCCGCGCACGCGGCGGGCTGCGCGGTGCTGGCGGTGCCCTCCTCCGCGGTCACGATGCCGTCCGGCCCCGGGATCACCCTGCTGGGCAGCCTCACCGAGGCGGACCTGCCGTTGCTGGCCGGGCTGACCGGTCCGCGAGAATAG
- a CDS encoding DMT family transporter: protein MPYLLLTFAILSEVCATSCLKLTDGFSRLWPSVGVGIGYVLSFVLLGRALKHIPVSVAYAVWSGAGTAAVAAIGVAAFGEQLGKPQLAGIALIILGVVLLNLRASH, encoded by the coding sequence ATGCCCTATCTGCTCCTCACCTTCGCCATCCTGAGCGAGGTCTGCGCCACCAGCTGCCTGAAACTCACCGACGGCTTCAGCAGGCTGTGGCCCAGCGTGGGCGTGGGGATCGGCTATGTGCTCTCCTTCGTGCTGCTGGGCCGGGCACTGAAGCACATACCGGTCTCGGTCGCCTACGCCGTCTGGTCCGGCGCCGGGACGGCGGCGGTGGCCGCGATCGGCGTGGCCGCCTTCGGCGAGCAACTGGGCAAACCGCAGCTGGCGGGGATCGCGCTCATCATCCTGGGCGTGGTGCTGCTCAACCTGCGCGCCTCGCACTGA
- a CDS encoding endonuclease/exonuclease/phosphatase family protein, whose amino-acid sequence MATGSSLALSSPPSPTEGDKLTFHWSTDVPDATNWVGIYDGTRQPGNGSSLVWKYTPGTSGDLTLDTSALTGGPYTAYLLAKDGYAVLAQSAPFSFAPKPAVVPPHSAVDALTATPAAPGAPVRIALGGLWARPAGNPAGSATFRRAGGDSWLSVAADGTVTGTAPGTALARPAVVTVGVRDSAGAQDTVTVQLPVVEPKGKQTLKVASWNLWDAGTHSTDGFEKQLRVILTQGWDVVGLQETAGAGAQRLADALGWYAYQSAGSVGVLSRYPLADVTPATAALPAAGVTVQLPNGTGIRLWTVHLDENSYGPYAIQDGRTPAEVIAAETASVRYQQAQALVAAIKAENKGPVILAGELSSPSHLDWTAATRGTALAWPVSEAFQAAGLTDSFREDHPDPARTPGTTWSPTRKARGGRPEPQDRIDYVLYADTGRIELREAHVIATGWPAADPDTAANGWPSDTAAAVATFAL is encoded by the coding sequence GTGGCCACAGGCAGCTCCCTCGCGCTCAGCAGCCCGCCCAGCCCCACCGAGGGTGACAAGCTCACCTTCCACTGGAGCACCGACGTGCCCGACGCCACCAACTGGGTCGGGATCTACGACGGCACCCGCCAGCCGGGCAACGGCTCCTCCCTCGTCTGGAAGTACACCCCCGGCACCTCGGGCGACCTCACGCTCGACACCTCCGCGCTGACCGGCGGCCCGTACACGGCCTACCTGCTGGCCAAGGACGGCTACGCGGTCCTCGCGCAGAGCGCGCCGTTCAGCTTCGCGCCCAAGCCCGCCGTCGTCCCGCCGCACAGCGCGGTGGACGCGCTGACCGCGACGCCGGCGGCGCCGGGCGCCCCGGTGCGCATCGCGCTGGGCGGGCTGTGGGCGCGGCCGGCCGGGAACCCGGCGGGGAGCGCGACGTTCCGGCGGGCCGGCGGCGACTCCTGGCTCTCGGTCGCCGCGGACGGCACGGTCACCGGCACCGCGCCGGGCACGGCGCTCGCGCGCCCCGCGGTCGTCACGGTCGGGGTGCGCGACAGCGCGGGGGCGCAGGACACCGTCACCGTGCAGCTGCCGGTCGTCGAGCCGAAGGGCAAGCAGACTCTCAAGGTGGCCAGTTGGAACCTCTGGGACGCCGGCACGCACAGCACCGACGGCTTCGAGAAGCAGTTGCGGGTGATCCTCACCCAGGGCTGGGACGTGGTGGGCCTGCAGGAGACCGCCGGTGCGGGCGCGCAGCGACTGGCCGACGCGCTCGGCTGGTACGCCTACCAGAGCGCGGGCAGCGTCGGCGTGCTGAGCCGCTACCCGCTGGCCGACGTCACCCCGGCGACCGCCGCGCTGCCCGCCGCCGGGGTCACCGTGCAGCTGCCGAACGGCACCGGCATCCGGCTGTGGACGGTGCACCTGGACGAGAACTCCTACGGCCCGTACGCGATCCAGGACGGCCGCACGCCGGCCGAGGTGATCGCCGCCGAGACCGCCTCGGTGCGCTACCAGCAGGCCCAGGCGCTGGTGGCCGCGATCAAGGCGGAGAACAAGGGCCCGGTGATCCTGGCCGGCGAGCTCTCCTCGCCCTCGCACCTGGACTGGACCGCGGCCACCCGCGGCACCGCGCTCGCCTGGCCGGTCAGCGAGGCGTTCCAGGCCGCCGGGCTGACCGACAGCTTCCGCGAGGACCACCCGGACCCGGCCAGGACCCCCGGCACCACCTGGTCGCCCACCCGCAAGGCACGCGGCGGCAGGCCCGAGCCGCAGGACCGGATCGACTACGTCCTCTACGCCGACACCGGGCGGATCGAGCTGCGCGAGGCGCACGTGATCGCCACCGGCTGGCCCGCCGCGGACCCGGACACCGCCGCCAACGGCTGGCCTTCGGACACCGCCGCCGCCGTCGCGACCTTCGCGCTCTGA
- a CDS encoding phosphocholine-specific phospholipase C: MTELNRRTVMGAAAATAAAAVVGLPGTAQAKETDGKGASGRGSHAGDVTDVKHVVVLMQENRSFDHYFGSLNGVRGFADKQALTFPNGDPVFRQPDPGRSDGGVMLPYRMDTTRYNAQNAAGLAHDWATGHQAINNGAMNKWVAAKGERTMGYFTREDIPYQYALADAFTLCDAYFCSLAGPTDPNRLYLWTGTSGPGRDGTTGPWIDNTPVTQNPVADWTTYAERLEAAGISWRVYHNPSEDDRTGDYDDNALSYFKQFHNFPTTDPRYINAMTKFDPTDFDRHCKDGSLPTVSWLVAPYLFCEHPNASPDYGAHWVNTALQSLMSNPEVWQHTVFLVMYDENDGYFDHHVPPAPEPGTPEEFTQGRAIGLGNRVPLWVASPWSRGGWVNSQVFDHTSVLRFLEQVTGVQEPNISQWRRTVCGDLTSCFDFTKPDFSIPQLPDTTALMAKADANASLPPVALPKSGTQSMPPQERGDRPHRTLPYRPWADIDVDRASGRVTCTMTNFGTVGYSFMVYPNIQLPFAATPFTVEPGASKTYVWDASTTDGRYDFTVHGADGFVTRFAGTVTRLEQEDVAVPIVSADLRDPKSIRFELANDGAGQVSFTATGNDFAGTPQTVWVGAGRTTRIDWPLDPQGRYDVTVTAGTGTRFAQRYAGWAHPQR, translated from the coding sequence ATGACCGAGTTGAACCGCCGTACCGTCATGGGCGCCGCCGCCGCGACGGCCGCCGCCGCCGTGGTCGGACTCCCCGGCACCGCGCAGGCCAAGGAGACCGACGGCAAGGGCGCCAGTGGCAGGGGCAGCCACGCCGGTGACGTCACCGACGTCAAGCACGTGGTCGTCCTGATGCAGGAGAACCGCAGCTTCGACCACTACTTCGGCTCGCTGAACGGCGTGCGCGGCTTCGCCGACAAGCAGGCGCTGACCTTCCCGAACGGCGACCCGGTCTTCCGGCAGCCGGACCCGGGCCGCAGCGACGGCGGCGTGATGCTGCCGTACCGGATGGACACCACCCGGTACAACGCGCAGAACGCCGCCGGCCTCGCGCACGACTGGGCCACCGGCCACCAGGCGATCAACAACGGCGCGATGAACAAGTGGGTGGCCGCCAAGGGCGAGCGCACCATGGGCTACTTCACCCGCGAGGACATCCCCTACCAGTACGCGCTGGCCGACGCGTTCACCCTCTGCGACGCGTACTTCTGCTCGCTGGCCGGCCCCACCGACCCGAACCGCCTCTACCTGTGGACCGGCACCTCGGGCCCGGGGCGGGACGGCACCACCGGCCCGTGGATCGACAACACCCCGGTCACCCAGAACCCGGTGGCCGACTGGACCACCTACGCCGAGCGGCTCGAAGCGGCCGGCATCAGCTGGCGGGTCTACCACAACCCGAGCGAGGACGACCGCACCGGCGACTACGACGACAACGCGCTGAGCTACTTCAAGCAGTTCCACAACTTCCCCACCACCGACCCGCGTTACATCAACGCGATGACGAAGTTCGACCCCACCGACTTCGACCGGCACTGCAAGGACGGCTCGCTGCCCACCGTCTCCTGGCTGGTCGCGCCCTACCTGTTCTGCGAACACCCCAACGCCAGCCCGGACTACGGCGCCCACTGGGTGAACACCGCACTGCAGTCGCTGATGTCCAACCCGGAGGTCTGGCAGCACACCGTCTTCCTGGTCATGTACGACGAGAACGACGGCTACTTCGACCACCACGTCCCGCCCGCCCCCGAGCCCGGCACCCCCGAGGAGTTCACCCAGGGACGGGCGATCGGGCTCGGCAACCGGGTGCCGCTCTGGGTCGCCTCGCCCTGGTCGCGCGGCGGCTGGGTCAACTCCCAGGTCTTCGACCACACCTCGGTGCTGCGGTTCCTCGAGCAGGTCACCGGGGTGCAGGAGCCGAACATCTCGCAGTGGCGGCGCACCGTCTGCGGCGACCTGACCAGCTGCTTCGACTTCACCAAGCCGGACTTCTCGATCCCGCAACTGCCCGACACCACCGCACTGATGGCCAAGGCGGACGCGAACGCCTCGCTCCCGCCGGTCGCGCTGCCCAAGAGCGGAACCCAGTCGATGCCGCCCCAGGAGCGCGGCGACCGCCCGCACCGCACCCTGCCGTACCGCCCGTGGGCCGACATCGACGTGGACCGGGCCAGTGGCAGGGTCACCTGCACGATGACCAACTTCGGCACGGTCGGCTACTCCTTCATGGTCTACCCGAACATCCAACTGCCTTTCGCCGCGACCCCGTTCACCGTGGAGCCGGGCGCGAGCAAGACCTACGTCTGGGACGCCTCGACCACCGACGGCCGCTACGACTTCACGGTGCACGGCGCCGACGGCTTCGTCACCCGGTTCGCCGGCACGGTGACCCGCCTGGAGCAGGAGGACGTGGCGGTGCCGATCGTCTCGGCGGACCTGCGCGACCCGAAGTCGATCCGCTTCGAGCTGGCCAACGACGGCGCGGGGCAGGTGAGCTTCACCGCCACCGGCAACGACTTCGCGGGCACGCCGCAGACCGTCTGGGTCGGCGCCGGGCGCACCACCCGGATCGACTGGCCGCTCGACCCGCAGGGCCGCTACGACGTCACGGTCACGGCCGGCACCGGCACCCGCTTCGCCCAGCGCTACGCGGGCTGGGCGCACCCGCAGCGCTGA
- a CDS encoding APC family permease translates to MSSSSQPVPRDSPPSADTARCGTQEGGAAHGQERRLHRQLGYWRLAGIGLGDIIGSGWLFAAMYAARIAGPLSLLCWLAGGALAALVALVMVDLGASRPEAGGTVRWPLYANGPLVAAMLGWAVLLAVGANAAEVAAIVQYLAHWRPQLYDGSRLTWSGVLLALAITVLLGVLNAFGVRLFARVNLLVTAVKLVVPVLTVVLLLVSARFEPGRLSGHGHGGFAPYGWSAGLTALSVGGIVYAFNGFQSPVEFSGEVRDPRRDVPRSVLTGLALAVVLYLGLQLAFLVAVPERDLAGGWQGVAFDSPFAELALLLNLHWLSMVMYADAVLSPGGSALVGLAATARRTYALAKNGTLPRWFRRVHAGSGIPRRALVLNTAITAMFLVPLGGWQDIVSTLGDLLLMVYATSAVAARTLRVGDPARAAGRSPALRWVAPLAFVVATLFVYWSAWHRLRVTVPLTLLGLPLFWVTRRGEPAAQLLRELRKGAWLIAWLLALLAFSAVGGFGGSNLVPKPYDSLAVGGCGLAAFFWGVRSGRSHLAETAG, encoded by the coding sequence ATGTCCTCCTCTTCGCAGCCCGTCCCGCGGGATTCGCCGCCGTCCGCCGATACGGCCCGGTGCGGAACGCAGGAAGGGGGTGCGGCGCACGGCCAGGAGCGCAGGCTCCATCGCCAGCTGGGGTACTGGCGGCTGGCGGGGATCGGGCTCGGGGACATCATCGGCTCCGGCTGGCTGTTCGCCGCGATGTACGCGGCGCGGATCGCCGGGCCGCTCTCCCTGCTCTGCTGGCTGGCCGGCGGCGCGCTGGCCGCGCTGGTCGCCCTGGTGATGGTGGACCTGGGCGCCTCGCGCCCCGAGGCCGGCGGCACGGTGCGCTGGCCGCTGTACGCCAACGGACCGCTGGTGGCCGCCATGCTCGGCTGGGCCGTGCTGCTGGCGGTGGGGGCCAACGCCGCCGAGGTCGCGGCGATCGTGCAGTACCTCGCGCACTGGCGGCCCCAGCTGTACGACGGCTCGCGGCTGACCTGGAGCGGGGTGCTGCTGGCGCTGGCCATCACCGTGCTGCTCGGCGTGCTCAACGCCTTCGGCGTGCGGCTGTTCGCCCGGGTCAACCTGCTGGTGACCGCGGTCAAGCTGGTGGTCCCGGTGCTCACGGTGGTGCTGCTGCTGGTCAGCGCGCGCTTCGAGCCGGGGCGGCTGAGCGGGCACGGGCACGGCGGCTTCGCCCCCTACGGCTGGTCGGCCGGGCTGACCGCGCTCTCGGTGGGCGGCATCGTCTACGCCTTCAACGGCTTCCAGTCGCCGGTGGAGTTCTCCGGCGAGGTCCGCGACCCGCGCCGGGACGTGCCGCGCTCGGTGCTCACCGGCCTGGCCCTGGCGGTGGTGCTGTACCTGGGGCTGCAGCTGGCCTTCCTGGTCGCCGTGCCGGAGCGCGACCTGGCGGGCGGCTGGCAGGGGGTGGCGTTCGACTCGCCCTTTGCGGAGCTGGCCCTGCTGCTCAACCTGCACTGGCTCTCCATGGTGATGTACGCGGACGCCGTGCTGTCGCCCGGCGGCTCCGCGCTGGTGGGGCTGGCGGCCACCGCCCGGCGCACCTACGCACTGGCGAAGAACGGCACGCTGCCGCGCTGGTTCCGGCGGGTGCATGCCGGCTCCGGCATCCCCCGGCGGGCGCTGGTGCTCAACACGGCGATCACCGCGATGTTCCTGGTGCCGCTCGGCGGCTGGCAGGACATCGTCAGCACCCTCGGGGACCTGCTGCTGATGGTGTACGCGACCTCCGCCGTCGCCGCCCGCACGCTGCGCGTGGGCGACCCGGCGCGGGCGGCCGGGCGCTCGCCCGCACTGCGCTGGGTGGCGCCGCTCGCCTTCGTGGTGGCCACCCTGTTCGTCTACTGGTCGGCCTGGCACCGGCTGCGGGTGACCGTGCCGCTGACCCTGCTGGGGCTGCCGCTGTTCTGGGTCACCCGGCGCGGGGAGCCGGCCGCCCAGCTGCTGCGCGAACTGCGCAAGGGCGCCTGGCTGATCGCCTGGCTGCTCGCGCTGCTGGCGTTCTCCGCGGTCGGCGGCTTCGGCGGCAGCAACCTGGTGCCCAAGCCCTACGACTCGCTCGCGGTCGGCGGCTGCGGCCTGGCGGCCTTCTTCTGGGGCGTGCGTTCGGGCCGCAGCCATCTGGCGGAGACCGCGGGGTAG
- a CDS encoding MFS transporter, which translates to MGTLNSFRSFPMSVRLLLVNQFGVDLGFYVLIPYLATHLDRDLGMSAALIGLILGVRNLCSQCLFVLGGSATDRLGAHLVIPAGCLLRTVGFGLFACGDGIHLVLAASALTGLSAALFYPSVRAYLTVESGDRAAEAFGLLNIVSTAGSLAGLALGSMLILLDFRLCALAATVMFAVLTVAQIFALPRQQTVSARPGVLEELREALGNRGFLAFSATMVGMATMENQMFLLMPDGARAASGWDGAGAIPPTLGTLANLALQLRITRRVRAGGDIGRWVGPGLALMGLGFLPPALVAGLHHPPGLAAIAVRLVPVCAGACVLYFGVMVAQPAVMELIPKFGRTDLTGTYFGLFYLFSGFASAGGNFLVGWTMDLARHTGRAWLPWACCTAFGLFSAAGAAWLHHLRALPADRHAALAA; encoded by the coding sequence ATGGGAACACTCAACTCCTTTCGCAGCTTTCCCATGTCGGTACGCCTGCTCCTGGTCAACCAGTTCGGTGTTGATCTGGGCTTCTACGTACTGATCCCCTATCTCGCAACCCACCTCGACCGGGATCTCGGAATGTCGGCGGCCTTGATCGGATTGATCCTCGGGGTGCGCAACCTCTGCTCGCAGTGCCTGTTCGTCCTGGGCGGCAGCGCCACCGACCGGCTCGGCGCACACCTGGTCATCCCGGCCGGCTGCCTGCTGCGCACGGTCGGATTCGGGCTCTTCGCCTGCGGCGACGGCATCCACCTGGTGCTCGCCGCCTCCGCCCTCACCGGGCTCTCGGCCGCACTCTTCTATCCGTCCGTCCGCGCCTATCTGACGGTGGAATCCGGCGATCGCGCGGCCGAGGCATTCGGGCTGCTGAACATTGTCTCCACCGCGGGCAGCCTGGCGGGTCTGGCCCTGGGCAGCATGCTGATCCTGCTCGACTTCCGCCTGTGCGCACTGGCCGCCACGGTGATGTTCGCCGTATTGACCGTCGCGCAGATCTTCGCATTGCCCCGCCAGCAGACCGTCAGCGCCCGTCCGGGCGTGCTGGAGGAATTGCGCGAGGCTCTCGGCAATCGCGGCTTTCTCGCCTTCTCGGCCACCATGGTGGGAATGGCCACGATGGAGAACCAGATGTTCCTGCTGATGCCGGACGGCGCCCGGGCGGCCTCCGGCTGGGACGGCGCGGGTGCCATCCCGCCGACCCTGGGCACCCTCGCCAACCTCGCCCTCCAACTGCGGATCACCCGCCGCGTGCGGGCGGGCGGCGACATCGGGCGGTGGGTCGGTCCCGGCCTGGCGCTGATGGGCCTGGGGTTCCTGCCGCCCGCCCTGGTGGCCGGGCTGCACCACCCGCCCGGTCTCGCCGCGATCGCGGTGCGCCTGGTGCCGGTCTGCGCGGGCGCCTGCGTGCTGTACTTCGGCGTCATGGTGGCGCAGCCGGCGGTGATGGAGCTGATCCCCAAGTTCGGCCGCACCGACCTGACCGGCACCTACTTCGGGCTCTTCTACCTCTTCTCCGGCTTCGCCTCGGCCGGCGGCAACTTCCTGGTCGGCTGGACCATGGACCTGGCCCGGCACACCGGCCGGGCCTGGCTGCCCTGGGCCTGCTGCACGGCCTTCGGCCTGTTCTCCGCGGCCGGCGCGGCCTGGCTGCACCACCTGCGGGCGCTCCCGGCTGATCGCCACGCCGCACTCGCGGCCTGA